Genomic DNA from Lagenorhynchus albirostris chromosome 9, mLagAlb1.1, whole genome shotgun sequence:
ATGTGGTAGCCTGTCTCCTGCCTCCTCCCAGGCAGAATGCATGGCTAGGCCAGTCTACATATGCCAGTGGTACACACAGTAGAGCCTTCACAGCAAGTATCTGTTGAGTGATTATCACAGTCATAGGCAGACCATGGGACGAAGATGACATAATCCATACCTCCAGACCCCAGACTCCTCTGAATGTCCCCCCACTTCCACCCCCAGCCTCCGTTGTTTTCACTGCCTATTAGAACTGGCTTTTTCTGAATGCAAAGGTTTCTAGGAGCTGGTCGCTGATCTGCTTGGTGCGGGCCCCGTAGATGAGCGGGTTGAGGGCAGATGGTAGCAGCAAATAGTTGTTAGAAAGAAGGATGTGCATGGGCTTTGGGATGGTGTGATGACCAAAGAGGCGTGTGAGGTATGAGAAGAGACCAGGCACGTAGAAGGCTAGAATGACACAGATGTGGGAACTCCACGTACCAAAGGCCTTGGCACGGGCTTCCCGGGTAGGCAGCCACAGCACAGCGTGGGCAATGAGCCCATAAGAGCCTGTGATGCCTAGAATATCTATACACCTGACACGGCCAATGGAAGCGCCAGCCCATACAAGTTGCTGGCCAGAGTGTTACCCCCGACCAGCTCCACCACCGCCATGTGTGCAAAGTAGGCGTGGTCTGTGGTCTTGGCTCAGAAGTGCCCAAATTGTGCAACCAGCAGAGGGAAAGGCACAACAACTGCCACAGCTTTCAGTGCCAGTGCCAGGGCTGCATAGCCCACGCGGGCTTTGGTGACTAGGACGGGGTAGTGCAGTGGACGCCCTACTGCCACAGCACGATCACAGGCCATGGCCAACAGTACACCAGATTCCACGGCCATTGGTGCATGAACAAAGAACATCTGGACCAGACAGGCAACGTATGGCACAGGCTGGGGCCCAAGCCACAGCACAGCCAACAGCCCTGGAGCTATAGATGTGGCTAAACCCAGGTCTGTGGCTGCCAGGGTGGCCAGGAGCAGAAACATGGGCTTGTGCAATGTAGAGTCTATCTCCACCACTGCCAGCAGTGCTCCATTGCCCAGCAGGGAAAGCAGATACATGGGCCCAGAGACCAGTGTCAAACAGGCCTGGGCAACCCCGAACTCTGGAATGCCAGTCAGTATGAAGAAGGGTTGGGCGTGAGAAGGTGGAGTTGGACTGTGGAGCTTCTGCCATCCTGTGGGGTCAAAGCTTTAGGGCTCATGGGGGCATCAGTCCTGATAGGAGAAGGACAAAGGGAGAGATGTGGGGGGTGTCTCAGTGGCATAGATCCATCCAGGTATGTGTAGGAGTGGTGCAGGGCTGGGAGGATTGCAGTGTTATAACCTTTGACTGTTTTGGATAGATAATCCAGGTCACAACCCTAGCTGGGATGGGAGAATCCTTGTGCCTGAAAGTCCATGAGTATTGCAGGGGGAGTAATGGGAGACAGTGGTAGTGAAGTGTGGTGTCACTGCTGCAGTGGCTAGTATAGCTGGAGCCCTCCATTTGGAGCTCAGCTGAGAGTGGAGCGGAGATGAATGTTTTTCTTCCTAAGGGTCCAAGTAGAGTCAATTTCGGTCTTGTAGATGGGGAGAAGGCCAGTGCTGGGTGGGGATCAGGCCTCAGGCTGGTTTTGTCCCTGACTGTGTATCCTTAAGCAGAActcctgggcctcagcttcctcagctcTGCAGTGCGGGTGAGCGCAGTGATCTTAAGTGTTGCCCAGCTTTAACATTCTGGGCACCAACCcacaagaagaaagaaggagagtagagagaaagggagaaacagGAGGAGGAGGCAGATGGGACCTGGAGTGAAGGCTGATGTGACAGGAGAAAACCTCGTGGGTTTTTGGGGTGTGGGATGTGTATTTTATTCTTAACTTGATGCTGAAGTAGTGAACTTGAACGTGGGCTGGAGAA
This window encodes:
- the LOC132525278 gene encoding LOW QUALITY PROTEIN: olfactory receptor 52W1 (The sequence of the model RefSeq protein was modified relative to this genomic sequence to represent the inferred CDS: deleted 3 bases in 2 codons; substituted 1 base at 1 genomic stop codon), whose amino-acid sequence is MAEAPQSNSTFSRPTFFILTGIPEFGVAQACLTLVSGPMYLLSLLGNGALLAVVEIDSTLHKPMFLLLATLAATDLGLATSIAPGLLAVLWLGPQPVPYVACLVQMFFVHAPMAVESGVLLAMACDRAVAVGRPLHYPVLVTKARVGYAALALALKAVAVVVPFPLLVAQFGHFXAKTTDHAYFAHMAVVELVGGNTLASNLYGLALPLAVSGIDILGITGSYGLIAHAVLWLPTREARAKAFGTWSSHICVILAFYVPGLFSYLTRLFGHHTIPKPMHILLSNNYLLLPSALNPLIYGARTKQISDQLLETFAFRKSQF